One stretch of Emys orbicularis isolate rEmyOrb1 chromosome 7, rEmyOrb1.hap1, whole genome shotgun sequence DNA includes these proteins:
- the ISY1 gene encoding pre-mRNA-splicing factor ISY1 homolog, which yields MARNAEKAMTALARFRQAQLEEGKVKERRPFLASECNELPKAEKWRRQIIGEISKKVAQIQNAGLGEFRIRDLNDEINKLLREKGHWEVRIKELGGPDYARVGPKMLDHEGKEVPGNRGYKYFGAAKDLPGVRELFEKEPLPPPRKTRAELMKAIDAEYYGYRDEDDGVLEPLEQEHEKKVIAEAVEKWKVEREARLAGGDKEEEEEEINIYAVDDESDEESGKEKEGEEGQQKFIAHVPVPSQQEIEEALVRRKKMELLQKYASETLMAQSEDAKRLLGL from the exons ATG gCTCGAAATGCAGAAAAGGCTAT GACCGCATTGGCGAGATTTCGCCAAGCTCAGCTTGAGGAAGGAAAAGTTAAG GAACGAAGACCTTTTCTTGCATCAGAATGTAATGAGTTGCCTAAAGCTGAGAAATGGAGACGTCAG attaTTGGAGAAATTTCCAAGAAAGTGGCACAGATTCAAAATG CTGGTTTAGGTGAATTCAGAATTCGAGACTTGAATGATGAAATTAACAAACTCCTAAGAGAGAAGGGGCACTGGGAGGTCCGGATAAAGGAGCTGGGAGGTCCTGATTACGCA agagttGGTCCTAAAATGCTAGATCATGAAGGAAAGGAAGTTCCAGGAAACAGGGGTTACAAATATTTTGGAGCTGCTAAAGATTTACCGGGTGTCAGAGAGCTCTTTGAAAAGGAAC CCCTCCCTCCTCCAAGGAAGACTCGAGCTGAGCTTATGAAGGCTATTGATGCGGAGTATTACGGCTACAGGGATGAAGATGATGGTGTCTTGGAGCCATTGGAACAGGAACATGAAAAGAAAG TCATAGCAGAAGCAGTGGAAAAATGGAAAGTAGAGAGAGAGGCACGACTTGCGGGAGgtgacaaggaggaggaagaggaggaaataaaCATCTATGCCGTCGATGATGAG TCTGATGAGGAAAGCGGCAAAGAAAAAGAAGGCGAAGAAGGCCAGCAGAAATTTATTGCCCATGTTCCAGTGCCATCACAACAAGAG ATTGAGGAAGCTCTTGTCCGGAGAAAGAAGATGGAACTTCTCCAGAAGTATGCCAGTGAAACTCTCATGGCACAAAGTGAAGACGCTAAAAGACTCCTAGGGTTGTAG